Within Winogradskyella helgolandensis, the genomic segment TGAAAGAAGTGAAGTATCGTTTATTTATTAACATCAAAATAAATAGTTGTCTATCTCTTTGATTTTCTTTGAATTCAGAACGTATTTTTTTTTAAGAATAGTATTATTTTTTTAAATAAAATTTATCCAATGGGATTCATCACAGGTTCTATTTAAGATGATTTAAAAATCATTCAGAATTAAATAATTATATTCGTAAACAGTTGAAAATTTTCTTAAGTACTTAGTGTTCAATGACAGATCAACAACTTATTTATGCTTTAGCCTTGCAGCATGTTCCAAAAATTGGAGCGACAACAGCCAAGAAACTCATTAATCATTGTGGATCTGCTGAAGCCGTTTTAAAAGAAAAGAAATCCAAGATTTTAAAAATTGATGGTATTGGAGCTTTTACAATTCAAGGTCTTTTTGATAAAATTCATTTAGAAGAAGCCGAACAAGAATTAAAATTTATTAAAGACAACAACATCATTGCCCATTATTTTACTGAAGACACCTATCCGGAGCGCTTAAAACATTGTATAGATGGCCCGATTATATTATTTCAATCTGGGAATATTAATTTGAAGCAACAGCGTATTATAAGTATTGTTGGGGCGCGTAAAATTACCACAAGTGGTATTGCCTTTTGTGAAAAATTAGTGGAAGCCTTGTCGCCGTTTAACCCAATTATAGTTTCCGGTTTTGCTTACGGAACAGATATTACAGCGCAAAGGGCTGCGGTAAAGCACAATTTGCAAACCATTGGTTGTTTGGCTCATGGTCTTAATCAGATTTATCCAAAAGTGCATAAAAAGTACGTGGCTGAAATTGAAAACCATGGTGGCTTTTATTCTGACTTTTGGAGTACAGATAATTTTGATCGCAATAATTTTTTAAAACGTAACCGAATAATTGCAGGTTTAAGCGAAGCAACAATCGTTATAGAATCTGCCGAAAAAGGAGGGAGTTTAGTTACAGCAGATATTGCCAATTCTTATAATAGAGAAGTGTTTGCTGTGCCAGGAAGAACCACAGATAGTCAAAGTATAGGGTGTAATAATTTAATAAAATTTCAAAAAGCCCATTTATTATCCAATCCGTTAGATGTGCCTTATATGTTGAATTGGGAATTGAAATCCAATAAAAAGCTAGCGATTCAGCAACAACTGTTTGTAGAATTAGAACCCGATGAAAAAATCATTTATAATTTTCTAAAGGAGAATAATAAAACAATGTTAGATGTTATTGCTTTACGTTGCGAAATGCCTACTTATAAATTAGCCGGACTATTATTGAATATGGAGTTGAAAGGTGTGGTGAGACCTTTGCCTGGTAAGTTGTTTGAAGTGATTTAGTCATTAGATGAAAATTATTTGAAACAGTATTAGTGAGTCATACTTTACTTTATCTATGTGTTTAACGGGTTTATGTTTTATCATGCGAAATCTAAACCTAGTTTATTTAAAGAATAATTGCAGTTAACAGCCTTTGTAAGCCACTTTAGAATCAAGATTTATTGTCTACTATTATTGTAAGTATTTTGTTGGTAAATCTCTAAAATTTACCCTTTATCGAAGTTTTTATGCTTTTTATCGAATTTTTGTTTTGTACTTCCAATTTATTTTCTCATATTTGCAGTCCCTCTATAATATAAATTAAACAATACTGTTCTGCCAATTTTGGTTGTATAGTAAAACTTAATAATTATCCTACTTATGAGGTTACAATCTACTCGTGTTTTGAGGCATTTCGATGCATCCCAGTTTTTCATTTTAAACATTCTTTTGTTATTCCGATGTTTGGTATTCAATCTAACGGTTAATAAGTTGTTTTTCACACCGATTACGGATAGTGGTAAATTTAATATTGAAAGATTCCATCCAAACTTTAAGAATATTGAAAATGTTTAAGCATCTCAACGACCTTAAAAGACACGATTTGTGTGCTTTACAGTGTCGCGAGGTGCATTTAAAAGGATATAAACGGCAAATCAACTAATTTTTTTTGAGTATCCTTTAAACTACTGCACTTTTGCAGTGTTAAACCCAAATTTACGCTGAATAGATATTATCATTAGACTTACTCTTGATTTTAATGTCTGTTCAAAAGAATTATAATAAAATAACCTATGAATACAATTTTATCCTTCGTCTCATCTAAAAAAGTAATGGCTACGTTGTTGCTTTTTATAAGTGCTTTGTCTTTTTCACAAATAGTGGTGACTGATGTTTTTCCTACTAGAGTTACAAAAAGTAGTATTGTTACTATTATTGGAGATCTTAGTTCTGGATTTACAAACTCTACAACTGTTTCTCTTTTTGGTATTTCTACTAGCTCGGTTGAAGCGACTCCAGATGGTTCGGAGTTAAGTTTTGAAATAACCTTAGATGGTACAGCTAGTTTTTCAAGCGATTTAAAAGTAGCCGGACAAAATGTTTATATAGGCTCAGTCAGTACGGCGAATAAAGTGACTATTGACTACGTAGGGGCTAAATTGAAAAGAAATCATTATACCTCTGGTAGTGAATCTTTTGAACACGTAACCGACATTATTACGAATTGGAATTATAATACTCAAGGGTATTGGAGGTATTCTACAAATTATACTTACGGTACTTCTAGTACATATCCAAATGATAGTCATGAATTATTGGCATTTGAATATGATGGAGTTTTTTATTCTACGGGAGTAGATGACGACCTTCTCGATAATATAACTGGACTTACTTACAGTAAGGAAGTTTTTAAAGCCTATTCTACAAACGGAATTACAGGGACTATTAATAACGGTGCCAATTTCATAGCAACGGGAGATATGGTAGATGGTGTTGTCAATGAAGGTACTAACATTACGTCAACAGATATTTTAGATTTAACTGTTTTTCAGGTCATGGTAGATGGAGTTAATGGTTTAGATTTAGGAACAGGGGTTACTAATTACAATAAGTCAGCTTCCATTCGTTTTTTTAGTGGTAACGGACAGGTTGGTGCAATTTCAGATGGAGTTCCTGATTTAATAATTACTCAAATAGCAGATTCTGGTAGTTGGGATATTTATTATTATGCAGATGACCGAGGTAATGTTGTTGGAAGACCTATAAAAATGTATTTGAATAACGGTACAAATAACTTAGGTAGATGGGCTTTAGATTTATACTCACTTCCTAGTGGTGCAGATATTAATACCGCAAACCCGCAATCGAGAACATTTGGAAATAATGAAACAAGGTTAATTAAAATTGTTGCTTTTAATTTAGAAGATTTCGATATATTAACTAGTGATGATATTGATTCTGTGAAAAATATTAATTCTGTTGCAGGAGGTTCTGCAGATATGGCTTTTATTGCTTA encodes:
- the dprA gene encoding DNA-processing protein DprA is translated as MTDQQLIYALALQHVPKIGATTAKKLINHCGSAEAVLKEKKSKILKIDGIGAFTIQGLFDKIHLEEAEQELKFIKDNNIIAHYFTEDTYPERLKHCIDGPIILFQSGNINLKQQRIISIVGARKITTSGIAFCEKLVEALSPFNPIIVSGFAYGTDITAQRAAVKHNLQTIGCLAHGLNQIYPKVHKKYVAEIENHGGFYSDFWSTDNFDRNNFLKRNRIIAGLSEATIVIESAEKGGSLVTADIANSYNREVFAVPGRTTDSQSIGCNNLIKFQKAHLLSNPLDVPYMLNWELKSNKKLAIQQQLFVELEPDEKIIYNFLKENNKTMLDVIALRCEMPTYKLAGLLLNMELKGVVRPLPGKLFEVI